In Chiroxiphia lanceolata isolate bChiLan1 chromosome 2, bChiLan1.pri, whole genome shotgun sequence, a single genomic region encodes these proteins:
- the IFNAR1 gene encoding interferon alpha/beta receptor 1 — MVPDHEAQIGPPGMELQPTNGDIKIKISPPEANQAKKMWLNDLSFKYNLVFWENSSNSQPRSKNIFPVDTVDGLAPDTTYCFKVQANLPTEGKEGLFSPVRCVKTTQKVNDLLCATNLRVLGLNMEFHLHWDNQYKQPVSYNVQYLIGYLKRLNEDPSGKWVSVPGCGNVTGTLCNVSSAITTTGFYYLRVQARGGPNKSCLSSEVRVDPLKTNEIGPPGVKLDISDTLLHVQISPPGGPEGEVMRNNYVLSYRILYWRNSSNDEEEAKVKETKQTVATIPDLAPETLYCVKAQAFSEAYNKSSVYSQEECIQTPGAKAFPLVILATFMAALFAVLLVALPLVFVLYQAYSKIKYVFFPSCQPPLNIEGFGGQLCTSPYLPTPEEPVENYSIIDSMITYEGNQIDCRDYKHSKQSSRDSGNYSNDDNTSGSKGSAETLEKEIV, encoded by the exons ATGGTTCCAGACCACGAAG CTCAGATTGGTCCACCAGGAATGGAGTTGCAGCCCACAAATGGAGacataaaaattaagatttctcCTCCAGAAGCAAATCAGGCCAAAAAAATGTGGCTAAATGATCTAAGCTTTAAATATAATCTCGTTTTCTGGGAAAATTCATCAAATTCTCAG CccagaagtaaaaatatttttcccgTTGACACCGTTGATGGTCTTGCACCAGACACAACTTATTGTTTTAAGGTTCAAGCAAATCTTCCTACGGAGGGCAAAGAAGGGCTGTTCAGCCCCGTTCGCTGCGTGAAAACCACCCAGAAAG TGAACGACCTTCTCTGTGCAACAAATCTGAGAGTCCTCGGTTTGAATATGGAATTTCACCTGCACTGGGATAATCAGTATAAACAACCCGTGAGCTACAACGTCCAGTACCTCAT TGGGTACCTGAAGAGGCTCAATGAGGATCCCTCTGGGAAGTGGGTCTCTGTCCCTGGCTGTGGGAACGTCACTGGCACCCTCTGCAACGTCTCCTCTGCCATCACCACCACCGGCTTCTATTACCTGCGAGTGCAGGCCAGGGGGGGCCCCAACAAATCCTGTCTGTCCAGTGAAGTCAGAGTAGATCCTCTGAAAACAA ATGAAATTGGCCCTCCTGGGGTGAAGCTGGACATCAGTGATACTTTGCTCCACGTCCAGATTTCTCCTCCAGGAGGACCTGAGGGTGAAGTCATGAGGAACAATTATGTCCTGTCCTACCGGATTCTGTACTGGAGGAATTCATCAAATGATGAG GAGGAGGCCAAAGTGAAGGAGACAAAACAAACGGTAGCGACGATCCCCGACCTGGCGCCCGAGACCTTGTACTGTGTCAAAGCCCAGGCCTTCTCAGAAGCTTACAACAAGAGCAGTGTTTACAGCCAGGAGGAGTGCATCCAGACCCCTGGAG CAAAAGCTTTCCCTCTGGTCATTTTAGCCACGTTCATGGCTGCCCTGTTTGCTGTCCTGCTCGTGGCCCTGCCCCTGGTGTTTGTGCTCTACCAAGCCTACAGCAAGATCAAGTACGTGTTCTTCCCATCCTGCCAACCTCCTCTGAACATCGAG gGGTTTGGAGGACAGCTCTGCACCAGCCCTTATCTGCCAACTCCAGAAGAACCAGTAGAGAATTATTCTATAATTGACTCTATGATCACATATGAAGGAAATCAGATCGATTGCAGAGACTACAAACATTCCAAACAGAGCAGTCGGGACTCAGGGAATTACTCCAACGACGACAACACCTCAGGGAGCAAAGGCTCGGCGGAAactctggaaaaggaaatagtGTAA